The Bdellovibrio sp. NC01 genome includes the window CCTGCTATTTTTGAAATCGGTTCGGGCACGGGCTTTTTCATGTCAGGCGTTATGCCAACTCAATCAAATCTAGAGAATGAAGACGAACTGACTTCTATTGACGTCTATAAGATCTTGCACTCACCGCGTTTCAGAGCGGGCGACAGCGAATTCGTGATCTTTATCGAATTTGTAAAAGGCAACTAAGACCTTTCAAACTTCCTTGCTTGCCTGACCGTCCTGGGCTAACTAAGATGGCTCCAACGCAAGGAAATCATATGGCACAATTTCAACAAGAACTTAGCCATCATTATGGCCCCCAAGTTCATATTATCGATAGCCCCTTCTTGAATGGTTTATTAGCAAAAGTTTGCCACCCTGATTGCTTTCAACCTGAAATCAATCGCATCGTTGAAGTGCTTTATACTCACCTCATTTCTTTAACGATGAATAATGAATTCGATCGTGAGCAGTTCACGCAGGAAACGCGCATGACTGCGATGCATCCCGAGCAAAAACTCCATGGCCATCGCCTGTCACAAAATCAAAAAGCCGTGAGCGTGAATTTGGCTCGCGCCGGAACTTATCCAAGTCACATCTGTTACAACTTCTTGCATTACTCTTTGGCGGCACAAAATGTTCGCCAGGACCACATCTTTGCGGCCCGTATGACAGACAACAAGGATC containing:
- a CDS encoding uracil phosphoribosyltransferase, whose product is MAQFQQELSHHYGPQVHIIDSPFLNGLLAKVCHPDCFQPEINRIVEVLYTHLISLTMNNEFDREQFTQETRMTAMHPEQKLHGHRLSQNQKAVSVNLARAGTYPSHICYNFLHYSLAAQNVRQDHIFAARMTDNKDHVTGANLGGMKIGGDVKNAHVIFPDPMGATGNTMVTAINHYKQHIEGPAKKFICLNLIVTPEYLKNVLGAHPEVVIYALRLDRGLSPKAVLEATPGQYWDQERGLNDKQYIVPGGGGFGEIMNNSFV